In Candidatus Hydrogenedentota bacterium, the genomic stretch ACTTGGCGCTCCGCAGGGCCTTGTACCGTGCCCAAACGGCGGTATGCGACGCGCTATCGGGCGATTGTTTTCACGGCGCACCCGTCGCCGCCGGCATGCTCCCGTACAATCCGACCGCAATGGCCGGCATTCTGGACGAGATGGCCGGCTCCCTGAACGAAGGCACGGCGGCGGCGGCGGACCTTGATCGAATGAGGGCCGTTCCTGACGAATTGCCTTTGCTGGCCGACATCGCCATGTTCAGTCCCGATTCGAATCGCTTGAACGAGTGGGCGGCCCGGCGGAGCGTTTCCGGGGAAGCCGCCCTCTTCTTTGGGCGCGCGTGCGGAGCGCCGTATGTATTTCGGGCGGTTCAGGAAGCAACCACCAAAACGCTCGAAACCGATGCCCCACGGGAAGGCAAATGCCCGTCCTGTGGATCGCCGCCA encodes the following:
- a CDS encoding formate dehydrogenase accessory protein FdhE, translated to MNDMRECWKRNADGLERLASLGHVPSGYLALRRALYRAQTAVCDALSGDCFHGAPVAAGMLPYNPTAMAGILDEMAGSLNEGTAAAADLDRMRAVPDELPLLADIAMFSPDSNRLNEWAARRSVSGEAALFFGRACGAPYVFRAVQEATTKTLETDAPREGKCPSCGSPPGLALICGDDGHRELACSLCGSRRGYPRLQCPFCGKAGILETVRDADAAARWIEGCESCGGYLKTVDARSAPVLPLVESVETLYLDLIAEKEGFRRGMPYVALN